The proteins below come from a single Streptomyces sp. MRC013 genomic window:
- a CDS encoding rhomboid family intramembrane serine protease: MIDWCGALRRAVTGPSVTYGVIGVCALVFVLGPASGLTASHGSGDALVAAQSAYFRRWGVVPADLLSGSPPALLTPLSALFVHGNWLHLLGNMLFLFVFGAMAEERMGHIRFGVFYVVCGYLALAGYAVAHADSEQTLVGASGAISGVLGAFLYLFPRARVTSLFPFLFFLPLRFPAWIVLAFWFVLQWLAARGAGSGPGVAYLAHLVGFALGFLHAWACRRGTRVKGPAAAAEREGQP, translated from the coding sequence ATGATCGATTGGTGTGGAGCGTTGCGGCGCGCCGTCACCGGCCCCTCGGTGACCTACGGCGTCATCGGGGTGTGCGCGCTGGTCTTCGTCCTCGGCCCGGCGTCGGGGCTGACGGCCTCGCACGGGAGCGGGGACGCCCTGGTCGCCGCGCAGAGCGCGTACTTCCGGCGCTGGGGAGTGGTCCCGGCGGACCTCCTGAGCGGCTCCCCCCCGGCGCTGCTCACCCCGCTCAGCGCCCTGTTCGTGCACGGCAACTGGCTCCACCTGCTGGGGAACATGCTGTTCCTCTTCGTCTTCGGCGCGATGGCCGAGGAGCGGATGGGGCACATCCGGTTCGGGGTGTTCTACGTGGTGTGCGGTTACCTCGCCCTGGCCGGTTACGCGGTGGCCCACGCCGACAGCGAGCAGACGCTGGTGGGGGCGTCGGGGGCGATCTCGGGGGTGCTCGGCGCCTTCCTGTACCTCTTCCCCCGGGCGCGGGTGACCAGCCTCTTCCCCTTCCTGTTCTTCCTGCCGCTGCGCTTCCCCGCCTGGATCGTTCTGGCCTTCTGGTTCGTCCTGCAGTGGCTGGCGGCGCGCGGGGCGGGCAGCGGACCGGGCGTCGCCTACCTCGCGCACCTCGTCGGGTTCGCGCTGGGTTTCCTCCACGCGTGGGCGTGCCGCCGGGGCACTAGAGTGAAGGGCCCAGCAGCGGCCGCCGAGCGAGAGGGACAGCCGTGA
- a CDS encoding NYN domain-containing protein: MAQPASGAESAGAAGGAAEALDRPLPEAVRRRVVGLVAEAFGGLTVAELPPQLRQYARFTPSRRARFAGNAMAAALEAEALFRQRVGEWLRTVQPELAAAVESGAPPAAADPVDVAAAAYVLRPAGWVKLVAAAGEEAQRADAERAGEADRRELERLREELAEARAHTRTETERLRSELEAARKEAESLRRKLRSALSDVKRGEAALRRARAEIDGVRSDAAARVSAAESETRRLKARLGETEAALEASRRAAREGRSVEDVRLRLLLDTVLEAAQGLRRELALPPVSVRPADSVDAVEPGRMSPKDVAARALSETDPALLDQLLALPQAHLVVDGYNVTKAGYPTMPLEKQRLRLLGGLSALAARSGAEVTCVFDGAELAAPVLLAPPRGVRVLFSKPGVTADELIRQLVRAEPAGRPVVVVSSDREVADGVAESGARPVASVMLLKRLSRLS; encoded by the coding sequence GTGGCGCAGCCCGCAAGCGGCGCTGAGTCGGCCGGCGCGGCCGGTGGCGCCGCCGAGGCGCTCGACCGCCCGCTGCCCGAGGCGGTGCGGCGCCGGGTCGTCGGGCTCGTCGCCGAGGCGTTCGGCGGCCTGACGGTCGCCGAGCTGCCGCCGCAGCTGCGGCAGTACGCCCGCTTCACCCCTTCCCGGCGGGCCCGGTTCGCGGGCAACGCGATGGCCGCGGCCCTGGAGGCCGAGGCGCTCTTCCGGCAGCGCGTCGGCGAGTGGCTGCGGACCGTCCAGCCGGAACTGGCCGCGGCCGTCGAGTCGGGCGCGCCGCCCGCCGCCGCCGACCCGGTCGACGTGGCGGCCGCCGCGTACGTGCTGCGCCCCGCCGGCTGGGTCAAGCTGGTCGCCGCGGCCGGCGAGGAGGCGCAGCGCGCGGACGCCGAGCGCGCCGGGGAGGCGGACCGGCGGGAGCTGGAGCGGCTGCGCGAGGAGCTGGCGGAGGCCCGCGCGCACACCCGGACCGAGACGGAGCGGCTGCGCTCCGAGCTGGAAGCGGCCCGCAAGGAGGCCGAATCCCTCCGGCGCAAGCTCCGCAGCGCGCTGAGCGACGTCAAGCGGGGCGAGGCCGCCCTCCGCCGGGCGCGGGCCGAGATCGACGGTGTCAGGTCGGACGCGGCCGCCCGCGTCTCGGCCGCCGAGAGCGAGACCCGCCGCCTCAAGGCCCGGCTCGGGGAGACCGAGGCCGCCCTGGAGGCGAGCCGCCGGGCCGCCCGCGAGGGCCGCTCGGTGGAGGACGTACGGCTCCGGCTGCTGCTGGACACGGTCCTGGAGGCCGCCCAGGGCCTGCGCCGCGAACTGGCCCTGCCCCCCGTCTCCGTGCGGCCCGCGGACTCCGTGGACGCGGTGGAACCCGGCCGGATGTCGCCGAAGGACGTCGCCGCCCGCGCGCTGTCGGAGACCGACCCCGCCCTCCTCGACCAGCTCCTCGCCCTGCCCCAGGCCCATCTGGTCGTCGACGGCTACAACGTGACCAAGGCCGGCTATCCGACGATGCCGCTGGAGAAGCAGCGGCTGCGGCTGCTGGGCGGGCTCTCCGCACTCGCCGCCCGTTCGGGCGCCGAGGTCACCTGCGTCTTCGACGGCGCGGAACTGGCCGCCCCGGTGCTGCTCGCCCCGCCGCGCGGGGTGCGGGTGCTGTTCTCCAAACCGGGGGTGACCGCGGACGAGCTGATCCGCCAGCTCGTCCGCGCCGAGCCCGCCGGCCGGCCGGTGGTCGTGGTCTCCAGCGACCGCGAGGTGGCCGACGGCGTCGCCGAGTCCGGTGCCCGGCCGGTCGCGTCCGTGATGTTGCTGAAGCGGCTTTCGCGGCTCTCGTGA
- a CDS encoding C40 family peptidase has translation MASHRRPKQPSRARVTVLTATAAAAVALTSQTASATPQPSKEQVKEKVDKLHHEAEEATEQFNLADERREKLQQEVTALQDQVARGQEELNTLRDSIGSVASAQYRNGGMDPSLQLFLSSNPDDYLDKASAVDQLSAKQTETLRTIQAKQRALAQQRAEATAKLADLEDVRKSLGEKKKKFQAKLAEAQKLLNTLTAEERRKMQQEEQRASRDAGERVDLGNEVPASQRGAAALNAAATQIGKPYVSGAEGPNSYDCSGLTQWAYRQAGVGISRTTYTQQNDGVKIGRSQLKPGDLVFFNNLAHVGLYAGNNTVLHAPKPGASVRYESMEYLGAFQFGVRI, from the coding sequence GTGGCGTCCCACCGTCGACCCAAGCAGCCGAGCCGCGCCCGTGTGACCGTGCTCACCGCGACCGCCGCCGCTGCCGTCGCCCTGACCTCCCAGACCGCTTCGGCGACACCGCAGCCGAGCAAGGAACAGGTCAAGGAGAAAGTCGACAAGCTGCATCACGAGGCCGAGGAGGCCACGGAGCAGTTCAACCTCGCCGACGAGCGCCGCGAGAAGCTCCAGCAGGAGGTGACCGCCCTCCAGGACCAGGTCGCCCGCGGCCAGGAGGAGCTCAACACCCTGCGCGACAGCATCGGTTCGGTCGCCAGCGCCCAGTACCGCAACGGCGGCATGGACCCCTCGCTCCAGCTGTTCCTCTCCTCGAACCCGGACGACTACCTCGACAAGGCGTCCGCCGTCGACCAGCTCTCCGCCAAGCAGACCGAGACGCTGCGCACCATCCAGGCCAAGCAGCGCGCCCTCGCCCAGCAGCGCGCCGAGGCCACCGCGAAGCTCGCCGACCTGGAGGACGTCCGCAAGTCCCTCGGCGAGAAGAAGAAGAAGTTCCAGGCCAAGCTGGCCGAGGCGCAGAAGCTCCTCAACACGCTCACCGCCGAGGAGCGGCGGAAGATGCAGCAGGAGGAGCAGCGCGCCAGCCGCGACGCCGGCGAGCGCGTCGATCTCGGCAACGAGGTCCCCGCCTCGCAGCGCGGCGCCGCCGCCCTCAACGCCGCCGCCACGCAGATCGGCAAGCCGTACGTCTCCGGAGCCGAGGGCCCCAACTCCTACGACTGCTCCGGCCTGACGCAGTGGGCCTACCGCCAGGCCGGCGTCGGCATCTCCCGCACCACCTACACCCAGCAGAACGACGGTGTGAAGATCGGCCGCAGCCAGCTCAAGCCGGGCGACCTCGTCTTCTTCAACAACCTCGCCCACGTCGGCCTGTACGCCGGGAACAACACCGTCCTGCACGCCCCGAAGCCGGGCGCGTCCGTGCGCTACGAGTCGATGGAGTACCTCGGCGCGTTCCAGTTCGGCGTCCGCATCTGA
- a CDS encoding NlpC/P60 family protein has product MASHRRPPHPGPHRSAAKATLLSAAAATAAAAFGATPVKAEPAAPADTVRARVDRLYAEAERAAEDFNAADERADALRRTAEAARDAVARGQERVNRMRGALGSVAGAQYRSGGIDPALALMLSEEPDTYLDNAAALERIGERQITLLSELRLAQRRLDQERAEAVRVLAELERGRAAAARHKSDVERKLAAARRLLNSLPSRERDAFDRASRAGRGEALPPPAGGAASPRAAAAVRAARSAVGRPYAWGANGPDAFDCSGLTQWAYAQAGVGLPRTSQAQRNAGRHVALSEARPGDLVTYRSDASHVAMYMGRGRVVHAPYPGAAVRYDPVGMMPVSAVTRV; this is encoded by the coding sequence GTGGCGTCCCACCGCCGTCCCCCCCACCCGGGCCCCCACCGGAGCGCCGCCAAGGCCACCCTCCTGTCCGCCGCGGCGGCCACGGCGGCCGCCGCCTTCGGCGCCACCCCGGTGAAGGCCGAGCCGGCCGCCCCCGCCGACACCGTCCGCGCCCGCGTCGACCGGCTCTACGCCGAGGCGGAGAGGGCCGCGGAGGACTTCAACGCCGCCGACGAGCGCGCCGACGCGCTGCGCCGGACCGCCGAGGCCGCCCGCGACGCCGTGGCGCGCGGCCAGGAACGCGTCAACCGCATGCGCGGCGCCCTCGGTTCGGTCGCCGGTGCGCAGTACCGGTCCGGCGGGATCGACCCGGCGCTCGCGCTGATGCTGTCCGAGGAGCCCGACACGTACCTCGACAACGCCGCCGCACTGGAACGGATCGGCGAACGGCAGATCACCCTCCTCTCCGAACTCCGCCTCGCTCAGCGGCGCCTGGACCAGGAGCGCGCCGAGGCCGTCCGGGTCCTCGCCGAACTGGAGCGCGGCCGCGCGGCGGCGGCCCGGCACAAGTCCGACGTCGAGCGGAAGCTCGCCGCGGCGCGGAGGCTGCTGAACTCCCTCCCCTCCCGGGAGCGCGACGCCTTCGACCGCGCCTCCCGCGCCGGCCGCGGCGAAGCCCTGCCGCCCCCGGCCGGCGGGGCCGCGTCCCCGCGGGCCGCCGCGGCGGTGCGGGCCGCCCGGTCGGCGGTGGGCAGGCCGTACGCGTGGGGGGCGAACGGCCCCGACGCCTTCGACTGCTCGGGCCTCACGCAGTGGGCGTACGCGCAGGCCGGGGTCGGGCTGCCGCGCACCTCGCAGGCGCAGCGGAACGCGGGACGGCACGTGGCGCTGTCCGAGGCGCGGCCGGGCGACCTGGTGACGTACCGCTCGGACGCGAGCCACGTGGCGATGTACATGGGGCGCGGCCGGGTCGTCCACGCCCCGTACCCGGGGGCCGCGGTCCGCTACGACCCGGTGGGCATGATGCCGGTCTCCGCGGTGACCCGCGTCTGA
- a CDS encoding glycosyltransferase 87 family protein yields MKHPSGPRSSLVGLWLLSRAVLLLYTFRIVFAPGPDVTTDVSVIYRGWYEVLRGGTYPLTDVTWQYPPAAAFAILAPGLLPFLEYAHAFFVLALVCDAVVFGLLVYAGGRPGKSRAGAWVWLAGVPLLGPTAYSRYDLMVTAVAVAALLAGARNPRTMGVLAGVGALLKVWPALLLAGTAPGRVTRRAWTAAAVSGAAVLAACVLAAPGALAFLTFQRDRGTEVESLGAMVFHVARFFGAWEGEVRLNYGSVEFLGPYVPLVSGAAMALTALAFGWLVLWRVRAREFGATVPADAAFVAVLLFTTTSRVISPQYMLWLVGLAAVCLVWRRSRMRRAALLVLVATGVTLLEFPIWFSHVVDSDGLGLALLFVRNGLLVAASVAAGRQLWRQTVTEPRLRAAGAGPARVPAQGGHRDGALLNS; encoded by the coding sequence ATGAAGCACCCGAGCGGACCGCGCTCGTCCCTGGTGGGGCTCTGGCTGCTCAGCAGGGCCGTGCTCCTGCTCTACACCTTCAGGATCGTCTTCGCCCCCGGCCCGGACGTCACCACCGACGTCTCGGTGATCTACCGCGGCTGGTACGAGGTGCTGCGCGGCGGCACGTACCCGCTGACCGACGTGACCTGGCAGTACCCGCCGGCCGCGGCGTTCGCGATCCTCGCGCCGGGCCTGCTGCCGTTCCTGGAGTACGCGCACGCCTTCTTCGTCCTCGCGCTCGTCTGCGACGCGGTCGTGTTCGGGCTGCTGGTGTACGCGGGCGGCCGCCCCGGCAAGAGCCGCGCGGGCGCCTGGGTGTGGCTCGCGGGCGTGCCGCTGCTCGGGCCGACCGCGTACTCCCGCTACGACCTCATGGTCACCGCCGTCGCCGTCGCGGCGCTCCTCGCCGGAGCCCGCAACCCGCGCACGATGGGCGTCCTCGCCGGGGTCGGGGCGCTGCTGAAGGTGTGGCCGGCGCTGCTGCTCGCGGGCACGGCCCCGGGCCGCGTCACGCGCCGTGCGTGGACGGCTGCGGCGGTGTCGGGTGCGGCGGTGCTGGCGGCGTGCGTCCTCGCGGCGCCGGGCGCGCTGGCGTTCCTGACGTTCCAGCGCGACCGGGGCACCGAGGTCGAGTCGCTGGGGGCGATGGTGTTCCACGTGGCGCGGTTCTTCGGCGCCTGGGAGGGCGAGGTGCGGCTGAACTACGGGTCGGTGGAGTTCCTCGGTCCGTACGTGCCGCTGGTCAGCGGGGCGGCGATGGCGCTGACGGCGCTGGCGTTCGGCTGGCTGGTGCTGTGGCGGGTGCGGGCGCGGGAGTTCGGCGCGACGGTGCCGGCCGACGCGGCGTTCGTGGCGGTGCTGCTGTTCACCACGACGAGCCGGGTGATAAGCCCCCAGTACATGCTGTGGCTGGTCGGTCTGGCCGCGGTGTGCCTGGTGTGGCGGCGGAGCCGGATGCGCCGGGCGGCGCTGCTGGTGCTGGTGGCGACCGGGGTGACGCTCCTGGAGTTCCCGATCTGGTTCTCGCACGTGGTGGACAGCGACGGCCTGGGGCTGGCGCTGCTGTTCGTCCGCAACGGGCTGCTCGTCGCGGCGTCGGTGGCCGCGGGGCGGCAGCTGTGGCGGCAGACGGTGACCGAGCCGCGGCTGCGCGCCGCCGGGGCCGGCCCCGCGCGGGTGCCGGCCCAGGGCGGTCACCGCGACGGGGCGCTGCTGAACTCCTGA
- a CDS encoding glycosyltransferase family 4 protein: MHKTLIVTNDFPPRPGGIQAFLHNMALRLDPGRVVVYASTWKRGREGAEATARFDAEQPFRVVRDRATMLLPTPRVTARAAGLLREHGCTSVWFGAAAPLGLMAPALRRAGARRLVATTHGHEAGWAQLPAARRLLRRIGEGTDAITYLGEYTRSRIAAALTPEAAARMVRLPPGVDEKAFHPGSGGGAVRARLGLAGRPVVVCVSRLVPRKGQDTLIRAMPAVLAAVPEAVLLIVGGGPYAEGLRRLARETGVADAVRFTGPVPWEELPAHYGAGDVFAMPCRTRRGGLDVEGLGIVYLEASATGLPVVAGDSGGAPDAVLDGETGWVVRGGCPREAAERIVPLLRDPELRRRMGERGRRWVEEQWRWDLLAERLRTLL; this comes from the coding sequence ATGCACAAGACGCTGATCGTAACGAACGACTTCCCGCCCCGCCCCGGCGGGATCCAGGCATTCCTGCACAACATGGCCCTGCGCCTGGATCCCGGCCGGGTGGTCGTCTACGCCTCCACGTGGAAGCGCGGGCGGGAGGGCGCGGAGGCCACCGCGCGGTTCGACGCGGAGCAGCCCTTCCGGGTGGTGCGGGACCGCGCGACGATGCTGCTGCCCACGCCGCGGGTGACCGCGCGGGCGGCGGGGCTGCTGCGGGAGCACGGCTGCACCTCCGTGTGGTTCGGCGCCGCCGCGCCGCTCGGGCTGATGGCGCCCGCGCTGCGCCGGGCCGGCGCCCGCCGCCTGGTCGCGACCACCCACGGCCACGAGGCCGGATGGGCGCAGCTGCCCGCCGCGCGGCGGCTGCTGCGGCGCATCGGCGAGGGCACCGACGCGATCACGTACCTCGGGGAATACACCCGCTCCCGGATCGCCGCCGCGCTCACCCCCGAGGCCGCCGCGCGGATGGTGCGGCTGCCGCCCGGCGTCGACGAGAAGGCCTTCCACCCCGGCTCGGGCGGCGGCGCCGTGCGCGCCCGGCTCGGACTGGCCGGCCGGCCGGTGGTCGTGTGCGTCTCGCGCCTGGTGCCGCGCAAGGGCCAGGACACCCTCATCAGGGCGATGCCCGCGGTCCTGGCCGCCGTGCCGGAGGCCGTCCTGCTGATCGTCGGCGGCGGCCCGTACGCCGAGGGCCTGCGCCGCCTCGCCCGGGAGACGGGGGTGGCCGACGCCGTGCGGTTCACCGGCCCCGTGCCCTGGGAGGAACTGCCCGCGCACTACGGGGCCGGCGACGTGTTCGCGATGCCCTGCCGCACCCGGCGCGGCGGGCTGGACGTCGAGGGGCTCGGCATCGTCTACCTGGAGGCGTCCGCGACCGGGCTGCCGGTCGTCGCCGGCGACTCGGGCGGCGCCCCGGACGCGGTCCTCGACGGCGAGACCGGCTGGGTCGTGCGGGGCGGCTGCCCGCGGGAGGCCGCCGAGCGGATCGTGCCCCTGCTGCGGGACCCGGAGCTGCGCCGGCGCATGGGGGAGCGGGGCCGTCGCTGGGTCGAGGAGCAGTGGCGCTGGGACCTCCTCGCGGAGCGCCTCCGGACCCTCCTGTAG
- a CDS encoding AMP-dependent synthetase/ligase: protein MREFSLPALYEVPADGNLTDLLHRNAAQHPGAAVMARRTADGWTDVTAEEFLAEVRAAAKGLIAQGVRPGDRVALMSRTRYEWVQLDFAIWSAGAVTVPVYETSSPEQVQWILGDSGAVAAIVEGAAHAEAVESVRGALPALGRVWRIDDGAVGELAEAGREVPDGTLDERCATAGADDVATIVYTSGTTGRPKGCVLTHRNFFAECGNVVERLRPLFRTGRSSVLLFLPAAHVFGRMVEVAAVLAPIRLGCVPDIKNLTDDLASFRPTLILGVPRVFEKVYNAARAKAQAAGKGKIFDRAARTAIAYSRARSAPGGPSLGLRLRHRLFDVLVYAKLRAVLGGRCEFAISGGAPLGERLGHFYSGIGFTVLEGYGLTESCAATAFNPWDRQKIGTVGQPLPGSKVRIADDGEVLLHGEHVFAGYWNNEAATAEALADGWFHTGDIGTLDEDGYLAITGRKKEILVTAGGKNVAPAVIEDRIRGHALVAECMVVGDGRPFVGALITLDEEFLARWAADHGKPAGSTAARLREDPELLAEVQRAVDDGNAAVSKAESVRRFRVLPVQFTEEAGHITPSLKLKRSVVARDFADEIEAIYRA, encoded by the coding sequence TTGCGCGAGTTCAGCCTTCCGGCCCTGTACGAGGTCCCCGCGGACGGCAACCTGACCGACCTCCTCCACCGCAACGCCGCGCAGCATCCGGGCGCGGCCGTCATGGCCCGCAGGACCGCCGACGGCTGGACGGACGTCACCGCCGAGGAGTTCCTGGCCGAGGTGCGGGCCGCGGCCAAGGGCCTGATCGCGCAGGGCGTGCGGCCCGGTGACCGGGTCGCGCTGATGTCCCGCACGCGCTACGAGTGGGTGCAGCTGGACTTCGCGATCTGGAGCGCCGGCGCGGTGACCGTACCCGTCTACGAGACCAGCTCGCCCGAGCAGGTCCAGTGGATCCTCGGCGACTCGGGCGCGGTCGCGGCGATCGTGGAGGGCGCGGCGCACGCCGAGGCGGTCGAGTCGGTGCGGGGCGCGCTGCCGGCGCTGGGGCGGGTGTGGCGGATCGACGACGGCGCCGTCGGGGAGCTGGCCGAGGCCGGCCGGGAGGTGCCGGACGGGACGCTCGACGAGCGGTGCGCGACCGCCGGGGCGGACGACGTGGCGACCATCGTCTACACGTCCGGCACGACGGGCCGCCCCAAGGGCTGCGTCCTGACCCACCGCAACTTCTTCGCCGAGTGCGGCAACGTCGTGGAGCGGCTGCGGCCGCTGTTCCGGACGGGACGCTCGTCGGTGCTGCTGTTCCTGCCCGCCGCGCACGTCTTCGGCCGCATGGTCGAGGTCGCGGCGGTGCTGGCGCCGATCCGGCTCGGCTGCGTGCCGGACATCAAGAACCTCACCGACGACCTGGCCTCGTTCCGGCCGACGCTGATCCTGGGCGTGCCGCGCGTCTTCGAGAAGGTGTACAACGCGGCCCGCGCCAAGGCGCAGGCGGCGGGCAAGGGGAAGATCTTCGACCGGGCCGCGCGGACCGCCATCGCCTACAGCCGGGCCAGGTCCGCCCCGGGCGGCCCGTCCCTCGGCCTGCGCCTGAGGCACAGGCTGTTCGACGTGCTCGTGTACGCCAAGCTGCGCGCGGTGCTGGGCGGCCGCTGCGAGTTCGCGATCTCGGGCGGCGCGCCGCTGGGCGAGCGGCTCGGCCACTTCTACAGCGGCATCGGCTTCACGGTGCTGGAGGGGTACGGCCTGACCGAGTCGTGCGCGGCGACCGCGTTCAACCCCTGGGACCGGCAGAAGATCGGCACGGTGGGCCAGCCGCTGCCGGGTTCCAAGGTGCGGATCGCCGACGACGGCGAGGTGCTGCTCCACGGCGAGCACGTCTTCGCGGGCTACTGGAACAACGAGGCGGCGACCGCCGAGGCGCTGGCCGACGGGTGGTTCCACACGGGCGACATCGGCACCCTCGACGAGGACGGCTACCTGGCCATCACGGGCCGGAAGAAGGAGATCCTGGTCACCGCGGGCGGCAAGAACGTCGCCCCGGCGGTGATCGAGGACCGCATCCGCGGGCACGCCCTGGTCGCGGAGTGCATGGTCGTCGGCGACGGGCGGCCGTTCGTGGGCGCGCTGATCACGCTGGACGAGGAGTTCCTGGCGCGCTGGGCGGCCGATCACGGCAAGCCGGCCGGGTCGACGGCGGCGCGGCTGCGGGAGGACCCGGAGCTGCTGGCGGAGGTCCAGCGGGCGGTGGACGACGGCAACGCGGCCGTCTCCAAGGCGGAGTCGGTGCGCAGGTTCCGCGTACTGCCCGTGCAGTTCACGGAGGAGGCCGGGCACATCACGCCGTCGCTGAAGCTGAAGCGGAGCGTGGTGGCGAGGGACTTCGCCGACGAGATCGAGGCCATCTACCGCGCCTGA
- a CDS encoding metallophosphoesterase, with protein MRVHVVSDVHGNARDLAAAGDGADALVCLGDLVLFLDYADHARGIFPDLFGEENARRVVALRTARRFDEARAFAHGLWDGLARRGVDKAAVLESAVRAQYAELFAAFPTPTYATYGNVDVPRLWPEYARPGTAVLDGERVEIGGRVFGFVGGGLPSPMRTPYEVPEEEYAAKVEALGEVDVLCSHIPPDVPELTYDTVARRFERGSAALLAAIRRVRPRYALFGHVHQPLARRMRVGATECVNVGHFAASGRPWALEW; from the coding sequence ATGCGAGTACATGTGGTCAGCGACGTGCACGGGAACGCCCGGGACCTGGCCGCCGCGGGTGACGGCGCCGACGCCCTGGTCTGCCTCGGCGACCTGGTGCTCTTCCTCGACTACGCCGACCACGCCCGCGGCATCTTCCCCGACCTCTTCGGCGAGGAGAACGCCCGCCGCGTCGTCGCCCTGCGCACCGCGCGCCGCTTCGACGAGGCCCGCGCCTTCGCGCACGGCCTGTGGGACGGGCTGGCGCGGCGCGGCGTCGACAAGGCCGCCGTCCTGGAGTCGGCCGTCCGCGCCCAGTACGCCGAGCTGTTCGCCGCCTTCCCCACGCCGACGTACGCCACGTACGGCAACGTCGACGTGCCCCGGCTGTGGCCCGAGTACGCCCGCCCCGGCACGGCCGTCCTGGACGGCGAGCGCGTCGAGATCGGCGGTCGCGTCTTCGGCTTCGTCGGCGGCGGCCTGCCCTCCCCGATGCGCACCCCGTACGAGGTGCCGGAGGAGGAGTACGCGGCGAAGGTCGAGGCGCTCGGCGAGGTCGACGTGCTGTGCTCGCACATCCCGCCGGACGTCCCCGAGTTGACGTACGACACGGTCGCCCGCCGATTCGAGCGCGGGTCCGCCGCCCTGCTGGCCGCGATCCGCCGGGTGCGGCCCCGCTACGCGCTCTTCGGCCACGTCCACCAGCCGCTGGCCCGGCGCATGCGCGTGGGCGCGACGGAGTGCGTCAACGTGGGCCACTTCGCCGCCTCGGGGCGGCCCTGGGCCCTGGAGTGGTGA
- a CDS encoding SRPBCC family protein, whose amino-acid sequence MAEHTSSSITIEAAPAEVMEVIADFARYPQWTGEVKVAEVLSRDAAGRAERVRLLLDAGAIRDDHTLAYTWTGDHEVSWTLVKSQMLRDLDGSYRLTPLAGGTRTEVTYRLTVDVKIPMLGMIKRKAEKVIIDRALAGLKKRVESAAGA is encoded by the coding sequence ATGGCGGAACACACCAGCTCGAGCATCACGATCGAGGCGGCGCCCGCCGAGGTCATGGAGGTGATCGCCGACTTCGCGCGCTACCCGCAGTGGACGGGCGAGGTCAAGGTGGCGGAGGTCCTGTCGCGGGACGCGGCCGGCCGCGCCGAGCGGGTCCGCCTGCTGCTGGACGCCGGCGCGATCCGGGACGACCACACCCTGGCGTACACGTGGACCGGCGACCACGAGGTCAGCTGGACCCTGGTGAAGTCCCAGATGCTGCGGGACCTCGACGGCTCCTACCGGCTCACCCCGCTCGCCGGCGGCACGCGCACGGAGGTCACCTACCGGCTGACGGTGGACGTCAAGATCCCCATGCTCGGCATGATCAAGCGCAAGGCCGAGAAGGTCATCATCGACCGGGCCCTGGCGGGCCTGAAGAAGCGCGTCGAGTCGGCCGCCGGCGCCTGA
- a CDS encoding DUF5304 family protein produces MSDATPRPGPPEDDAWARACAEDLEAERARRGGPPPGSAAEELRKLVDAVADKVSSLGAPLLGAGAQSAVRQAVAQARSAIEPVVERNPEVFDHLAAAGGELLAAYRSAVRGQEHRWTRGAREAPAPHDPAAPGGEGDEGPGGGHRIDLD; encoded by the coding sequence ATGAGCGATGCCACCCCCCGCCCCGGCCCCCCCGAGGACGACGCCTGGGCGCGCGCCTGCGCCGAGGACCTGGAGGCCGAGCGCGCCCGCCGCGGTGGCCCCCCGCCCGGCTCCGCCGCCGAGGAACTGCGCAAGCTCGTCGACGCCGTCGCCGACAAGGTCTCCTCGCTCGGCGCTCCGCTGCTCGGGGCCGGCGCGCAGAGCGCCGTCCGGCAGGCCGTCGCGCAGGCGAGGTCCGCGATCGAGCCGGTCGTCGAGCGCAACCCGGAGGTCTTCGACCACCTCGCCGCCGCGGGCGGCGAACTCCTCGCCGCCTACCGCTCCGCCGTCCGGGGCCAGGAGCACCGCTGGACCCGGGGCGCCCGCGAGGCACCGGCGCCGCACGACCCCGCCGCGCCCGGGGGCGAGGGCGACGAGGGGCCGGGCGGCGGCCACCGCATCGACCTCGACTGA